The Bacillus sp. A301a_S52 genome includes a window with the following:
- a CDS encoding phage tail protein: MARNKNALRGHFVQAYEPGQSEPGTEWLELAKWITTIGDDTQEETEDIAYYDGDGTPENEITSVAGAYTPEGTYDPEDPAQALIAGLKYKTGEGRKIWHRVVSADGKLEWVGRATVSSIVAGAGDASEYEAFSCNIRFDTLPKETILTETPEG; encoded by the coding sequence ATGGCAAGAAATAAAAACGCATTACGCGGACATTTTGTCCAAGCTTATGAACCGGGTCAAAGCGAACCAGGAACAGAGTGGTTAGAGTTGGCCAAGTGGATTACAACAATCGGCGATGACACGCAGGAGGAAACGGAAGATATTGCTTACTACGACGGGGATGGAACGCCAGAAAATGAAATTACATCCGTTGCAGGAGCATACACACCAGAAGGAACATATGACCCAGAAGACCCAGCACAGGCGTTAATTGCAGGGTTAAAATACAAAACAGGTGAAGGACGTAAAATCTGGCACAGAGTCGTGTCAGCAGACGGAAAACTAGAATGGGTAGGCAGAGCGACAGTATCATCTATTGTAGCTGGTGCTGGCGATGCGAGCGAGTACGAGGCATTCAGTTGCAATATTCGCTTTGACACATTGCCGAAAGAAACCATTTTAACCGAAACGCCAGAAGGCTAA
- a CDS encoding capsid protein, protein MDFMERLADRINDIPELPIQCRMGYLGTGESFVVYPLPGSQVVMEYMDGTKDQELNYELAMQSKSQSSIHNTLWLVQNELESLKALESQDNSFEFEELIITNKPFINQLDDQGWFVFLLDVQAKITVFKESE, encoded by the coding sequence ATGGATTTTATGGAGAGATTGGCAGACAGAATAAATGACATACCAGAGCTCCCAATACAATGCCGAATGGGCTATCTGGGTACAGGTGAATCCTTTGTTGTTTATCCTTTACCGGGGTCTCAAGTTGTTATGGAATACATGGATGGCACTAAAGACCAAGAACTAAATTATGAGTTAGCTATGCAGTCGAAGTCACAGAGTAGTATCCACAATACCTTATGGCTCGTCCAAAACGAGTTAGAAAGTTTAAAAGCATTAGAGAGTCAAGACAACAGCTTTGAATTTGAAGAACTAATCATAACCAACAAACCATTCATCAATCAGTTAGATGATCAAGGATGGTTTGTTTTTTTATTGGATGTACAAGCAAAAATAACAGTTTTTAAGGAGAGTGAATAG
- a CDS encoding capsid protein: MVQVNVNLSKVKAKLSTGNVKRGRIALANQALSDMNPFVPMRDNILRQTGHVKGEGSEVIWSTAYAARLFYMPMYNYTTPGTGPRWDLKAKRIFISDWERAFVKGADW, translated from the coding sequence ATGGTACAGGTTAACGTTAATTTAAGTAAAGTAAAAGCAAAATTAAGCACCGGAAATGTAAAGCGCGGCAGGATTGCGCTGGCTAATCAAGCGTTATCTGATATGAATCCATTTGTGCCAATGCGTGACAATATTTTGCGACAGACGGGTCATGTAAAAGGTGAAGGATCTGAAGTAATTTGGAGCACAGCGTATGCAGCTAGGCTTTTTTATATGCCTATGTACAACTACACCACACCCGGCACTGGACCAAGGTGGGATCTAAAAGCAAAAAGGATTTTTATATCCGACTGGGAACGAGCATTTGTGAAGGGGGCTGACTGGTAA
- a CDS encoding minor capsid protein: MVMPKPPLNFLIDSFVYKEYLGDNNWSEPIYAEPVTINKCRIDRGAEYTSTTSGKQLLYNAVVFCYGDMTTPLPEFKAQSVLQFDGQDHTVTKVIPIYEAYDKTIYSYELEVV; this comes from the coding sequence ATGGTGATGCCAAAACCTCCACTCAACTTTTTAATAGACTCTTTTGTGTATAAAGAGTACCTGGGGGATAACAACTGGTCTGAGCCGATATATGCAGAGCCTGTCACAATTAATAAGTGTCGGATTGACCGAGGGGCAGAGTATACGAGTACAACGTCCGGTAAACAACTGCTATACAATGCGGTTGTTTTTTGCTATGGCGATATGACAACACCACTGCCAGAGTTTAAAGCACAATCTGTTTTGCAGTTTGATGGGCAAGACCATACAGTCACTAAGGTCATACCGATTTATGAGGCTTATGACAAGACTATCTACTCGTATGAGCTAGAGGTGGTCTGA
- a CDS encoding coat protein, which translates to MTTRLQDVIQPEIFTPYTIQKTMELSALVQSGVIANDSEFDNLAGGANTLIDMPFWNDLGNEESQIMKDSGDMDVNKITSSDDVARKHGRVNAWGANGLSALLSGDDPLDAIAQLVAAYWARDLQRTLLATLSGVFKSNSMSQKVYDITGRDGTAGTINMETFLDATQLMGDAKEALTGVMMHSAVETKLRKQDLIEDVPQSEQGKPIPYFNGKRVTVDDSMYYDTATGQAEMYIFGQSAIALGNGSHPRIIQTEVDRNARSYSGEEALINRKIFILHPRGVKWNEGGVAEVFPTNAEINTGTRWTRVYEPKAVRIVKFRFNTVPQTAGAEG; encoded by the coding sequence ATGACTACACGTTTACAAGATGTTATTCAACCGGAGATTTTTACTCCATATACGATTCAAAAAACAATGGAACTGTCGGCATTAGTACAAAGTGGGGTTATTGCAAATGACTCTGAATTTGATAACTTAGCTGGTGGAGCAAACACATTAATTGACATGCCTTTCTGGAATGATTTGGGTAATGAAGAGTCTCAAATCATGAAGGATTCTGGGGACATGGACGTTAACAAAATCACTTCAAGCGATGACGTTGCACGAAAGCATGGACGAGTAAATGCGTGGGGCGCTAACGGGCTTTCTGCATTGCTATCTGGTGATGACCCATTGGATGCGATTGCTCAATTAGTTGCTGCTTATTGGGCACGTGACTTGCAGCGAACTCTTTTAGCAACCCTATCTGGGGTGTTTAAAAGCAACAGCATGTCTCAAAAGGTTTATGACATCACAGGCCGTGACGGAACAGCTGGAACCATCAATATGGAAACGTTCCTAGATGCGACTCAATTAATGGGTGATGCAAAAGAGGCTCTTACAGGAGTTATGATGCACTCAGCCGTTGAAACGAAGTTACGGAAGCAAGACTTAATTGAAGATGTACCACAATCCGAGCAAGGTAAACCAATCCCTTACTTCAATGGGAAACGTGTCACTGTTGACGATTCTATGTACTACGATACAGCAACAGGACAGGCTGAAATGTATATTTTCGGTCAAAGTGCTATTGCTCTTGGAAATGGGTCTCATCCAAGAATTATCCAAACAGAAGTAGACCGGAATGCACGCTCTTACTCAGGGGAAGAAGCCCTGATCAACCGTAAAATTTTCATTCTCCATCCACGCGGAGTTAAGTGGAATGAAGGTGGCGTAGCAGAAGTGTTTCCTACTAATGCGGAGATTAACACTGGCACTCGTTGGACTCGTGTATATGAGCCGAAAGCTGTTAGGATTGTTAAATTCCGTTTTAACACGGTTCCGCAAACTGCAGGAGCTGAAGGTTAA
- a CDS encoding phage scaffolding protein: MNREELKSLGLTDEQIDKVMASHGKTLNETKEKADKVDGLESQIEDYKQQIADRDTQLEELGEKAKGNEELTSQIEELKQQNETTKTEYEQKLEQQAFDHAIEKALGSTNPKKGKDDDVSHSLKAIKSLLDMDTIKMDGDTLKGFDDQLKTIKETSPFLFESEESQQSPQIVTPGNPNGGTGRPNPFSKENWNLTEQGKLYKENPELYNNLKAQAGK; encoded by the coding sequence ATGAATAGAGAAGAATTGAAATCTTTAGGTTTAACAGATGAACAGATTGATAAGGTTATGGCAAGTCACGGTAAGACACTTAACGAAACCAAAGAAAAAGCAGACAAGGTAGATGGTCTGGAGAGTCAAATTGAGGACTACAAGCAACAAATTGCTGACCGTGATACTCAGCTTGAAGAACTTGGCGAAAAAGCTAAAGGTAATGAAGAATTAACATCGCAGATTGAGGAATTAAAGCAACAGAATGAAACGACAAAAACGGAGTATGAACAGAAACTTGAACAACAAGCCTTTGATCACGCTATTGAAAAAGCGTTAGGGAGTACTAATCCTAAAAAAGGCAAAGACGATGATGTGTCTCACTCATTGAAAGCTATCAAGTCTTTGTTGGATATGGACACAATCAAGATGGATGGCGATACACTAAAAGGCTTTGATGACCAATTAAAAACGATTAAGGAAACTAGTCCATTTTTGTTTGAATCTGAAGAAAGCCAGCAGTCACCGCAGATTGTCACACCCGGCAATCCGAACGGAGGAACAGGAAGGCCAAATCCTTTTAGTAAAGAAAATTGGAATTTAACAGAGCAAGGGAAATTGTACAAAGAAAATCCGGAGCTTTATAACAATTTAAAAGCGCAAGCTGGAAAATAA
- a CDS encoding phage minor capsid protein translates to MTITPHQLDLWSSNMSDLYQSLEGEIIRILIKRLKRGSGDITEWQAQKLAELRLFNNDVTNLLSKVTNVAEPEIKRMFEEAGKQIVQDVDNAMPYASKPMPTNLDNTMRAYHSQVWGDIDNYVNQSLITTSYGRGSAQLAYQNTLNKTAAMFNTGLYTFEQSLERSIRELAQKGIRTTLTDRGGNTWSLEGYTRTVLKSTLGNTYNQLRTERMSEYGVYTVLVTSHVGARDACSLIQGNVVDLRPMEQLPADSDYRSIYDPYWQAEYGTAGGHRGTNCAHLHIIYIPGVSTNNQPKYDAELNERVAKDRDTQRRIEREIVKYKKNLMVAEELGSDNVGHWRSMVRRRQAAMREHLSNNEKYLSRNYKREKVYTPLSTLLEGFSYDN, encoded by the coding sequence ATGACTATCACCCCTCACCAACTCGACCTCTGGTCATCTAATATGTCAGATCTTTATCAAAGCCTTGAGGGGGAGATTATACGTATCCTTATCAAACGTTTAAAGAGAGGGTCCGGTGATATAACAGAGTGGCAAGCTCAAAAACTAGCAGAGTTGCGCTTGTTTAACAATGATGTGACCAATCTGCTATCAAAAGTCACGAATGTTGCCGAACCTGAAATTAAGCGCATGTTTGAAGAGGCTGGGAAACAAATTGTGCAGGATGTTGATAACGCTATGCCATATGCATCTAAGCCAATGCCGACAAACTTAGATAACACCATGCGGGCTTATCATAGTCAAGTTTGGGGTGACATTGATAATTATGTTAATCAATCACTTATTACAACGAGTTACGGCAGAGGGTCAGCGCAACTTGCTTATCAAAATACTTTAAATAAGACAGCGGCCATGTTTAACACCGGCCTCTATACGTTTGAGCAATCATTGGAGCGATCTATCAGAGAGCTTGCTCAAAAAGGGATACGTACCACGCTCACTGATAGAGGAGGCAACACGTGGAGCCTAGAGGGATACACTCGCACCGTTTTAAAGTCAACGCTAGGAAACACATACAACCAATTGAGAACAGAGCGCATGAGCGAGTATGGCGTATATACGGTGCTTGTTACAAGTCATGTAGGGGCTAGGGACGCTTGCTCGCTTATACAGGGAAACGTGGTTGATTTAAGACCTATGGAGCAATTACCTGCAGACAGTGATTATCGATCTATTTATGATCCATACTGGCAGGCAGAGTATGGAACAGCCGGAGGCCATCGAGGTACAAATTGTGCCCATCTTCATATTATTTATATCCCTGGGGTAAGCACAAACAATCAACCTAAATATGACGCAGAACTTAATGAGAGAGTAGCTAAAGATAGAGACACGCAGCGACGCATAGAGAGGGAGATTGTTAAATATAAAAAGAATCTCATGGTAGCTGAGGAATTGGGTAGTGACAATGTTGGTCATTGGCGGTCGATGGTAAGGCGTAGACAAGCAGCTATGAGAGAGCATCTAAGCAATAACGAAAAGTACCTAAGCAGGAATTACAAAAGAGAAAAAGTCTACACGCCCTTATCAACTTTGTTGGAGGGCTTTTCTTATGACAATTAG
- a CDS encoding phage portal protein, whose protein sequence is MNIINRIRNFFKRGGYALAGDNTLKSINDHPKINIDPEELARIERNFNEYKGHYPQVEYFNSMGELKKRNYMHLNMLKLSSELLSGLVFNEQCEIVVSDAKKEDETRNSYKSANDFIQRVFEHNDFKKNLMRYLEPMFATGGLAVRPYVDQSTGEIEFAWALSNAFYPLKSNSNAIAEGVIKSVTTKIERGKEIHYTLLEFHEWENDLYVISNELYKSDNKNEIGKRVLLDELFEGLNERTEIRHLTRTNFNYLKPAGFNNINPHSPLGLGITDNSKPTLKQINDTFDQFNWEVKMGQRTVFLSDQMLKTRVDENGNPPRQVFDPDTNVYKLARMEFDQEFVKDVTNDIRTEQYTSAINQSLKTLEMQLQLSVGTFSFDGKSVKTATEIVSENSLTYRTRNNHVNEIEKFIKGLVVSVLELAKAYKLFNGDIPTFEHIGVDFDDGVFQDRSALLRFYGQAKTFGFIPSAEAIQRIFKVPKETAEQWVKEVQKEQTDMDPTNISDRAAKHLFGEEE, encoded by the coding sequence TTGAACATTATCAACCGCATTAGAAACTTTTTTAAGAGAGGAGGATATGCATTGGCCGGGGATAACACACTAAAATCTATCAATGACCACCCAAAAATCAACATTGATCCAGAAGAATTAGCTAGAATTGAACGTAACTTTAATGAATACAAGGGTCACTATCCACAAGTTGAATACTTTAACAGCATGGGAGAGTTAAAGAAAAGAAATTATATGCATTTGAATATGTTGAAACTAAGCTCAGAACTGCTGTCTGGTCTCGTGTTTAATGAACAGTGTGAAATTGTTGTCTCGGATGCTAAAAAAGAAGACGAGACAAGAAACTCATATAAATCAGCTAACGATTTTATCCAACGTGTATTTGAGCATAATGACTTTAAAAAAAATCTAATGCGATATTTAGAACCTATGTTTGCTACTGGGGGATTGGCGGTAAGGCCGTACGTTGACCAATCAACAGGAGAAATAGAATTTGCGTGGGCTTTATCAAATGCTTTTTACCCGTTGAAATCTAATAGCAATGCCATTGCAGAAGGTGTTATTAAGTCTGTAACAACGAAAATTGAACGAGGCAAAGAGATTCATTATACATTACTCGAATTTCATGAGTGGGAAAATGATTTATATGTTATATCCAACGAATTATATAAGTCAGACAATAAAAATGAGATTGGGAAAAGGGTTCTCTTAGATGAATTGTTTGAAGGTTTAAATGAAAGAACAGAAATACGCCATCTAACTCGCACGAATTTCAACTATTTAAAGCCTGCTGGTTTTAATAATATAAATCCACATAGCCCACTAGGGTTAGGCATCACTGACAATAGTAAGCCGACTCTAAAACAAATCAATGATACATTTGATCAGTTTAATTGGGAAGTGAAGATGGGGCAACGTACAGTATTTTTAAGCGATCAAATGCTGAAAACACGCGTCGATGAAAATGGCAATCCCCCTAGACAAGTGTTTGACCCAGATACAAACGTCTATAAGTTAGCGAGAATGGAGTTTGATCAAGAGTTTGTCAAAGATGTAACAAACGATATTAGGACAGAACAATATACCTCGGCAATCAATCAGTCATTAAAAACATTAGAGATGCAATTGCAATTGTCGGTTGGTACCTTTAGTTTTGATGGCAAATCTGTGAAGACAGCAACTGAGATTGTCAGCGAGAACAGCCTAACTTATAGAACAAGGAATAACCACGTTAATGAGATTGAAAAGTTTATCAAGGGATTGGTAGTGTCGGTGCTTGAGCTAGCCAAAGCATATAAGCTATTTAATGGCGATATACCAACTTTTGAACACATAGGCGTAGACTTTGATGATGGCGTGTTTCAAGATAGATCGGCGCTGTTGCGCTTCTATGGACAGGCCAAGACATTTGGCTTTATTCCCTCTGCTGAAGCTATCCAACGGATATTTAAAGTACCTAAGGAGACCGCAGAGCAATGGGTTAAAGAGGTTCAAAAGGAACAGACAGACATGGACCCGACAAACATCAGTGATAGGGCTGCTAAACATCTATTCGGAGAGGAGGAATAG